The Rahnella aquatilis CIP 78.65 = ATCC 33071 genomic sequence CCACGGCGGTGAATCTGGCGCTGGCGCTGGCGGCGGAAGGTGCCAAAGTCGGTATTCTGGATGCGGATATCTACGGGCCTTCTGTACCGAATATGCTGGGCACTGAGGAAGAACGTCCGACCTCGCCGGACGGCGTGCACATGTCGCCGATTATGGCGCACGGCCTGGCGACCAACTCGATTGGCTATCTGGTGACGGATGAAAATGCCATGGTGTGGCGCGGGCCGATGGCCAGCAAAGCGCTGATGCAGATGCTTCAGGATACGCTGTGGCCGGATCTGGATTATCTGGTCATCGACCTGCCACCGGGTACCGGTGATATTCAGCTTACGCTGTCGCAAAATATTCCGGTGACCGCCGCCTTAGTGGTCACGACGCCGCAGGATATTGCGCTGCTTGATGCCATGAAAGGCATCGTGATGTTCGAGAAAGTGCATGTGCCGGTGCTGGGCATTGTTGAGAACATGAGTATGCATGTGTGCAGCAACTGCGGGCACCACGAACCGATTTTCGGTACCGGTGGCGCGCAACGTCTGGCCGAGAAATACCGCTGCGAATTGCTGGCGCAATTACCCCTGCATATTTCACTGCGTGAAGATCTGGATCGTGGCGAACCGACAGTGGTTTCTAATCCGGAAAGCGAATTCACAATGATTTACCGCGAACTGGCGGCAAAAATTGCGTCACAACTGTTCTGGAAAGGCGACGCCATCCCGACAGAAATTGCCTTCAGAGCCGTTTAATCCCCCAACTCTGCGAATTATTGCCTGATGTCAGCGATTACACCGCCTTAACGCTGGCATCGGGCAGTGTGTTGTACTTATAATTGGCGCGTTCAAAGCACATGTCTGTGCTTGCCTTCCAACTTCCAAATCAGGTCTTTAATTTTATGTCTGACAAATTCCATCAGTGTGTCATCGTGGGTATCGCTGGCGCATCTGCTTCGGGAAAAAGCCTCATCGCCAGTACGTTATACCGTGAACTTCGTGATCAGGTCGGTGATGAGCATATCGGGGTGATCCCGGAAGATTGCTACTATAAAGACCAAAGTCACATGACCATGGAAGAGCGGGTCAAAACCAACTACGACCATCCAAGTGCGATGGACCACAATTTACTGTTCCAGCATTTACAGGCCATGAAGTCGGGTCAGGCGATTGAATTGCCGAGCTACAGCTTCATTGAGCATACCCGTCTGCCTGAGACGGTGACCCTTAAACCGAAGAAAGTGATTATTCTGGAAGGGATCCTGCTCCTGACCGACGCGCGTTTACGTGACGAAATGAATTTCTCCATCTTCGTCGATACTCCACTGGATATCTGTCTGATGCGCCGCATGAAACGTGACGTCAACGAACGTGGCCGTTCGATGGATTCTGTGATGGCGCAGTATCAGAAAACGGTACGTCCAATGTTCCTGCAATTTATCGAGCCTTCAAAACAATACGCAGACATCATTGTGCCGCGCGGCGGCAAAAACCGGATTGCGATTGATATCCTCAAGGCGAAAATCAGCCAGTTCTTCAATTAATCGCGGAACAATCCGTTAAAACCACACCGGAGATACGATGAGACTTTGCGACCGAGATATAGAAGCCTGGCTGGACAGCGGCAAATTAGGCATTTCACCCCGTCCGCCAGTTGAACGCATTAATGGTGCAACGGTAGATGTGCGCCTGGGTAACGGATTTCGCGTTTTCCTCGGGCATAACGCGGGGTATATCGACCTGAGTGGCCCTAAAGACGAAGTCAGCGCTGCGCTTGATAAAGTGATGAGTGATGAGATTGTTTTACCGGAAGGCGAAGCATTCTTCCTGCATCCGGGTGAACTGGCGCTGGCGGTGACCTTTGAATCCGTCACTATTCCTGACGATCTGGTGGGCTGGCTGGACGGACGCTCTTCACTCGCCCGTCTCGGGCTGATGGTGCACGTGACCGCCCACCGCATTGATCCGGGCTGGCAGGGGCGCATTGTTCTGGAGTTCTATAATTCAGGTAAGCTCCCGCTGGCGCTGCGCCCGGGAATGTTGATTGGCGCGCTGAGTTTTGAACCGCTATCGGGTTCTGCTGCAAGGCCATACAATAGCCGTCAGGACGCGAAATACCGCGACCAGCAAAGCGCTATTGCCAGTCGTATTGATAAAGACTGATTCTGTTTTTTATCCGTTTCCCGGATAAAAACGTGAGGAAGGCATGAGAAGACTACTGACAACACTGGTGATTTTACTGGTGGTTATCATTGCCGGCATGACTTCGCTGGTATTCCTGATTAACCCGAACGATTTCCGCCAGTACATGGTGGAAAGGGTCGAGGTGAAAAGCGGCTATCAGCTGGCTATCAACGGTTCCCTGCGCTGGCATGTCTGGCCGCAGCTCAGCATCATTGCCGGACAGACCTCTCTGACCGCGCCGGGTGCCAAAGTCCCGGTGGTCAGTGCTGAAAACATGCGCCTGGATGTCAAACTCTGGCC encodes the following:
- the apbC gene encoding iron-sulfur cluster carrier protein ApbC translates to MTSHSPQQTTPAGLRALVTGVLATFRHSTLQKDLPAMKALHHCVLMDEVLHIDLTLPFAWNSGFDALKEQTSSELLRVTGASAIQWNLRHDIATIKRANDQPGIKGVRNILAVSSGKGGVGKSTTAVNLALALAAEGAKVGILDADIYGPSVPNMLGTEEERPTSPDGVHMSPIMAHGLATNSIGYLVTDENAMVWRGPMASKALMQMLQDTLWPDLDYLVIDLPPGTGDIQLTLSQNIPVTAALVVTTPQDIALLDAMKGIVMFEKVHVPVLGIVENMSMHVCSNCGHHEPIFGTGGAQRLAEKYRCELLAQLPLHISLREDLDRGEPTVVSNPESEFTMIYRELAAKIASQLFWKGDAIPTEIAFRAV
- the udk gene encoding uridine kinase — its product is MSDKFHQCVIVGIAGASASGKSLIASTLYRELRDQVGDEHIGVIPEDCYYKDQSHMTMEERVKTNYDHPSAMDHNLLFQHLQAMKSGQAIELPSYSFIEHTRLPETVTLKPKKVIILEGILLLTDARLRDEMNFSIFVDTPLDICLMRRMKRDVNERGRSMDSVMAQYQKTVRPMFLQFIEPSKQYADIIVPRGGKNRIAIDILKAKISQFFN
- the dcd gene encoding dCTP deaminase — encoded protein: MRLCDRDIEAWLDSGKLGISPRPPVERINGATVDVRLGNGFRVFLGHNAGYIDLSGPKDEVSAALDKVMSDEIVLPEGEAFFLHPGELALAVTFESVTIPDDLVGWLDGRSSLARLGLMVHVTAHRIDPGWQGRIVLEFYNSGKLPLALRPGMLIGALSFEPLSGSAARPYNSRQDAKYRDQQSAIASRIDKD